One window from the genome of Borrelia parkeri encodes:
- a CDS encoding variable large family protein, whose amino-acid sequence MKRITFCALLMTLFLLLSCGSGSTKAEDPQSRFLKSVISLGNDFLNVFTSLSDMVGGVLGFNTNTKKSDVAAYFKTVHDTVSSTKTSLEKIVADMKSDNNPNSEATDTAVKALITNTLDKIIDGAKTASEAIGSDASDSLANVAAANAAGVAGTGVDKLINGIKSIVDVVLKDVGNADAGDNKKAEELNVRNNDGAGKLFDGSTGAAGDDKKAAADAAKAVGAVTGADILKAMVKDNGDAAKLAKNSAAIAGVAANAKDGTIAGGIALRAMAKDGKFANGNNANDAKKTIEGAATSAVTKALGTLTIAIRNTIDVGLKEVKDAMKFNSIDTPVTTDRQFSETKGQ is encoded by the coding sequence ATGAAAAGAATTACTTTTTGTGCGTTATTAATGACTTTATTTTTACTTCTTAGCTGTGGTAGTGGTAGTACTAAGGCTGAGGATCCTCAGAGTAGATTCTTAAAGTCAGTTATTAGTTTAGGTAATGACTTCTTAAATGTTTTTACTTCCCTTTCTGATATGGTTGGAGGGGTTTTAGGGTTTAATACTAATACTAAAAAGTCTGATGTTGCAGCTTACTTTAAAACTGTTCATGACACTGTTTCATCTACTAAGACATCCCTTGAGAAAATTGTTGCTGATATGAAATCTGATAATAATCCTAATTCAGAGGCTACTGATACCGCTGTCAAAGCTCTAATTACTAATACTCTTGATAAAATAATTGATGGAGCTAAAACTGCTAGTGAGGCTATTGGTTCTGATGCTAGTGACTCGCTTGCTAATGTTGCTGCTGCCAATGCTGCTGGTGTTGCAGGGACTGGGGTTGATAAGTTAATAAATGGAATTAAAAGTATAGTAGATGTGGTTCTTAAAGATGTAGGAAATGCTGATGCTGGTGATAATAAAAAAGCTGAGGAGCTTAATGTAAGAAATAATGATGGAGCAGGTAAATTGTTTGATGGTAGTACTGGTGCTGCTGGAGATGATAAAAAAGCAGCTGCTGATGCTGCTAAAGCTGTTGGTGCTGTAACTGGCGCTGACATCTTGAAAGCCATGGTTAAAGATAATGGTGATGCTGCTAAACTAGCTAAAAATTCTGCCGCTATTGCTGGTGTTGCAGCTAATGCTAAAGATGGAACTATTGCAGGGGGTATAGCTTTAAGAGCCATGGCAAAGGATGGTAAATTTGCTAATGGTAACAATGCTAATGATGCAAAAAAAACAATAGAGGGAGCAGCAACAAGTGCAGTAACTAAGGCATTGGGTACTTTAACTATTGCAATAAGAAATACTATTGACGTGGGACTTAAAGAAGTTAAAGATGCTATGAAATTTAATTCTATTGATACTCCTGTAACTACTGATAGGCAATTTTCTGAAACTAAAGGTCAATAA
- the bdr gene encoding Bdr family repetitive protein, which produces MGLAQPVITQQMVIAELTKAGIKRDIAIDLSYRYYRNELTYKDIEFLKENFDIKLEKVEALLQAEIKSVKTELDNKIDTVENNLNTKIDTKFNELDSKIDTKFNELDNKIDNVKSELKSDIASVSNEVFLVRKDMEINKIKFDSTSRLHNWMFGTLITLNIGIFLALMSLLVK; this is translated from the coding sequence ATGGGACTTGCTCAACCAGTAATTACACAGCAAATGGTTATAGCTGAACTTACTAAAGCCGGTATTAAGAGAGATATTGCTATTGATTTATCTTACAGGTACTATCGTAATGAACTGACTTATAAAGATATTGAATTCTTAAAAGAAAACTTTGATATAAAACTTGAAAAGGTTGAAGCTCTTTTACAAGCTGAAATTAAATCTGTCAAGACTGAACTTGATAACAAAATAGATACAGTTGAGAATAATCTTAACACTAAGATAGATACTAAATTCAATGAACTTGATAGCAAAATAGATACTAAATTTAATGAACTTGATAATAAGATTGACAACGTTAAAAGTGAGTTAAAATCTGATATTGCATCTGTGAGCAATGAGGTTTTTCTTGTTAGAAAAGATATGGAAATTAATAAAATTAAGTTTGATAGTACATCAAGATTACATAATTGGATGTTTGGTACCCTTATTACCCTTAATATAGGAATATTTTTAGCATTAATGTCATTATTAGTAAAGTAA
- a CDS encoding variable large family protein: MRHVIMKRITLSALLMTLFLLLGCGSGSTKAEDPQSRFLKSIISLSNDFLNVFTSLSDMVGGVLGFNTNTKKSDVAAYFKKVHDVVQGIKDKLNKIVADMKSENNPNSEATDTAVKALITNTLDKIIQGAKTASEAIGSDSNPIANVADQNAGAAGEEASVKSLSEGIGKIVGVVLKEGNPEAGDDKKASDGSTARTAAAGDGEAGKLFATANVGTAENAKKSAADAAKAVGAVTGADILKTMVKESGDAAKLAKETTGNAGAIPKDATIAGAVVLRSMAKGGKFAGPSDAASVDAKKAVENAAVSAVTKALSTLTIAIRDTIDVGLKEVKDAMKFNSTDTPVTTDNQIPETKVNNQN, encoded by the coding sequence ATGAGGCACGTGATAATGAAAAGAATTACTTTAAGTGCATTATTAATGACTTTATTTTTACTTCTTGGTTGTGGGAGTGGCAGTACTAAGGCTGAGGATCCTCAGAGTAGATTCTTGAAATCTATTATTAGTTTAAGTAATGACTTCTTAAATGTTTTTACTTCCCTTTCTGATATGGTTGGAGGGGTTTTAGGGTTTAATACTAATACTAAAAAGTCTGATGTTGCAGCTTACTTTAAGAAAGTCCATGATGTTGTACAAGGCATTAAGGATAAGCTTAATAAAATTGTTGCTGACATGAAATCTGAGAATAATCCTAATTCAGAGGCTACTGATACCGCTGTCAAAGCTTTAATTACTAATACTCTTGATAAAATAATCCAAGGGGCTAAGACTGCTAGTGAAGCTATTGGTTCTGATAGTAATCCAATAGCTAATGTTGCTGACCAAAATGCAGGTGCTGCTGGTGAAGAAGCTTCAGTTAAGTCTCTTAGTGAAGGAATTGGAAAGATTGTAGGTGTAGTACTTAAAGAAGGAAATCCTGAGGCGGGGGATGATAAAAAGGCTAGTGATGGTTCTACTGCAAGAACCGCTGCTGCTGGGGATGGTGAAGCAGGTAAATTATTTGCTACTGCTAATGTTGGCACTGCTGAGAATGCAAAAAAATCAGCTGCTGATGCAGCAAAAGCTGTTGGAGCAGTAACTGGTGCTGATATCTTAAAAACTATGGTTAAAGAAAGTGGTGATGCTGCTAAGCTAGCTAAAGAAACAACTGGGAATGCTGGTGCTATCCCTAAAGATGCAACTATAGCAGGTGCTGTAGTTTTAAGGTCTATGGCTAAAGGTGGTAAATTTGCTGGTCCTAGTGATGCTGCTAGTGTTGATGCAAAGAAAGCAGTGGAGAATGCAGCAGTAAGTGCTGTTACTAAGGCGTTAAGTACATTAACTATTGCAATAAGAGATACTATTGACGTGGGACTTAAGGAAGTTAAAGATGCTATGAAATTTAATTCTACTGATACTCCTGTAACTACTGATAATCAGATCCCTGAAACAAAAGTTAATAATCAGAATTAA